A window of the Hyphomicrobiales bacterium genome harbors these coding sequences:
- a CDS encoding amino acid permease, with amino-acid sequence MTELKRSISLTMLVLYGLGVTIGAGIYVLIGEVAALAGYGAPLSFVAAAAAAGLTALSFSELATRYPESAGEAAYTEAGYRSPLMGTLIGLAVAAAGVISAAAVAIGAARYLATLVPIPPALAVIVIVVLLGAVAVRGIAESVAFAGLMTIVEAGGLILIAAGAVIADPDILAKLGDTMSAAFSTAPMPIAAGAVIAFFAFIGFEDMVNVIEEVHEPQKTVPRAILLTLFFATLIYLSVAAIAVTVIPPDVLAKAPAPLAAVAEASGLVPAVVISSIAVAAGVNGILVQIVMASRVLYGIARRGWIPAWLSSVNPRTRTPLRATVLVTVIATALAVALPIEKLAAGTSVLALTIFLIVNGALILIKRREGTERATFHVPIAVPVAGAVITAALIVVALL; translated from the coding sequence ATGACCGAACTGAAGCGCTCGATCTCGCTCACCATGCTGGTGCTGTACGGCCTCGGCGTCACCATCGGCGCGGGCATCTATGTGCTGATCGGCGAGGTTGCAGCGCTTGCCGGCTATGGCGCGCCGCTCTCCTTCGTGGCAGCGGCCGCGGCAGCGGGTCTTACCGCGCTTTCCTTTTCCGAACTGGCGACCCGCTATCCCGAAAGCGCCGGCGAAGCCGCCTATACCGAAGCCGGCTACCGATCGCCGCTGATGGGAACGCTGATCGGCCTCGCGGTTGCCGCGGCGGGTGTCATTTCGGCAGCCGCCGTTGCCATCGGCGCGGCGCGTTATCTGGCAACGCTGGTGCCCATCCCGCCCGCACTTGCGGTGATCGTCATCGTCGTCCTGCTTGGTGCGGTTGCCGTTCGCGGGATTGCCGAATCCGTCGCCTTCGCCGGCCTCATGACCATCGTCGAGGCGGGCGGGCTGATCTTGATTGCCGCTGGCGCGGTGATCGCCGATCCCGACATTCTGGCCAAACTCGGCGACACGATGAGCGCTGCCTTTTCGACCGCGCCGATGCCGATTGCCGCCGGTGCCGTGATCGCGTTCTTCGCCTTCATCGGCTTCGAGGACATGGTCAATGTCATCGAGGAAGTTCACGAACCGCAGAAGACCGTGCCGCGTGCGATCCTTCTGACGCTGTTCTTCGCCACGCTGATCTATCTGTCGGTGGCGGCCATCGCGGTGACCGTCATTCCCCCCGACGTGCTGGCCAAGGCCCCCGCCCCGCTCGCCGCCGTCGCCGAAGCCTCGGGCCTCGTGCCGGCCGTCGTCATTTCGTCGATTGCGGTCGCGGCCGGCGTCAACGGCATTCTCGTCCAGATCGTCATGGCCTCGCGGGTGCTTTACGGGATCGCGCGGCGCGGCTGGATCCCCGCCTGGCTGTCGAGTGTCAATCCGCGCACCCGCACGCCGTTGCGCGCGACGGTGCTGGTCACGGTGATTGCGACGGCGCTTGCTGTAGCGCTTCCGATCGAGAAGCTGGCGGCGGGAACGTCGGTGCTGGCGCTGACGATCTTTCTGATCGTCAACGGCGCGCTGATCCTGATCAAACGTCGCGAAGGGACGGAGCGCGCGACGTTCCACGTTCCGATCGCGGTGCCGGTCGCCGGTGCGGTCATCACCGCAGCGCTGATCGTCGTCGCGCTGCTGTAG
- a CDS encoding aminoglycoside phosphotransferase, whose protein sequence is MTTEWTGAAAPQGDPAPSHIVADQDATFGFLADPATHGIDEAVIRVDTAISAVFLAGPLAYKVKRAVRFPYLDFGDLDHRRELCEREIERNRPNAPSIYQGVVAITREADGRLELDGAGETIEYAVRMRRFDPAQTLDRIAGNGPFDAAMIDALAAMMASAHEAAGPREAESWIADLATYIEQNQTAFLEWPDLFPFERVHALTEQCRETLSRLTPLLTQRGRMNHIRLCHGDAHLRNIVLDEGAPVLFDAIEFDDGIATGDVLYDLGFLIMDLWERGDRAAANRLMVRYLALTHQADHLEGIAALAFFMAIRAAIRAKVTAARLPFAGDAERKAVIADALRYFTTAEKCVEPTAPALIAIGGLSGTGKSTLAMAIAPDLGRAPGAVVLRTDVERKALFGVAETDPLPAEAYAREISDEVYHRLMIQARTALAAGQSVIIDAVFADPEERIAVARIAGAVEAPFAGLWLTAPAGVLEERVGGRTGDASDAGVIVVRQQLGYDIGALDWAEIDASGSSADTAESARAALGSLLAPGSA, encoded by the coding sequence ATGACGACAGAGTGGACGGGTGCGGCCGCGCCGCAGGGCGATCCGGCCCCATCGCATATCGTCGCCGACCAGGATGCGACGTTCGGCTTTCTTGCCGACCCGGCGACCCACGGCATCGATGAAGCCGTCATACGCGTCGACACGGCAATCTCCGCCGTCTTCCTTGCCGGGCCGCTTGCCTACAAGGTCAAGCGCGCGGTGCGCTTCCCCTATCTCGATTTCGGCGATCTCGATCACCGCCGGGAGCTGTGCGAACGCGAGATCGAGCGCAACAGGCCGAACGCCCCGTCGATCTATCAGGGCGTCGTCGCAATCACCCGTGAAGCGGACGGCCGTCTGGAACTCGATGGCGCCGGCGAGACAATCGAGTACGCCGTGCGCATGCGCCGCTTCGACCCCGCGCAAACGCTCGACCGGATCGCCGGCAACGGCCCGTTCGACGCCGCGATGATCGATGCGCTCGCTGCGATGATGGCCAGTGCCCACGAGGCCGCCGGCCCGCGCGAGGCGGAATCCTGGATTGCCGATCTCGCCACCTATATCGAGCAGAACCAGACCGCCTTCCTCGAATGGCCCGACCTGTTTCCGTTCGAGCGGGTGCATGCGCTGACCGAGCAATGCCGCGAAACGCTCTCCCGGCTCACCCCGCTGCTCACCCAGCGCGGGCGGATGAACCATATCCGGCTCTGTCATGGCGACGCGCATCTGCGCAACATCGTGCTCGACGAGGGCGCGCCGGTCCTGTTCGACGCCATCGAGTTCGACGACGGAATCGCCACCGGCGACGTGCTCTACGATCTAGGTTTCCTCATCATGGATCTGTGGGAACGGGGCGACCGCGCGGCTGCCAACCGGCTGATGGTGCGTTACCTCGCCCTCACCCATCAGGCCGACCATCTCGAAGGTATTGCCGCACTCGCCTTCTTCATGGCGATCCGGGCCGCGATCCGTGCCAAGGTCACCGCCGCCCGCCTGCCCTTTGCCGGCGATGCCGAACGCAAAGCGGTGATCGCCGACGCGCTGCGCTATTTCACCACCGCCGAGAAATGCGTCGAACCGACGGCTCCGGCACTGATTGCCATCGGCGGCTTGTCGGGGACCGGAAAGTCGACGCTCGCCATGGCGATTGCCCCCGATCTCGGGCGTGCGCCGGGCGCGGTGGTGCTTCGAACCGACGTTGAGCGCAAGGCGCTGTTCGGCGTTGCCGAGACCGATCCCCTGCCGGCCGAGGCCTATGCACGGGAAATCTCCGACGAGGTCTATCACCGGCTGATGATCCAGGCGCGTACCGCGCTCGCCGCCGGCCAGTCGGTGATTATCGATGCCGTCTTCGCCGATCCGGAAGAGCGGATCGCGGTTGCCCGTATTGCCGGAGCCGTCGAGGCGCCCTTTGCCGGCCTTTGGCTCACCGCGCCGGCAGGCGTGCTCGAAGAGCGCGTCGGCGGCCGCACCGGCGACGCGTCGGATGCCGGCGTCATCGTCGTCCGCCAGCAGCTCGGCTACGATATCGGCGCACTCGACTGGGCGGAAATCGACGCTTCGGGCTCGTCCGCGGACACGGCCGAGAGCGCTCGCGCGGCCTTGGGTTCGCTTCTTGCACCCGGCTCAGCGTAG
- a CDS encoding thiamine pyrophosphate-binding protein, with amino-acid sequence MAETRKTGGELVVAMLERNGVDRVFCVPGESYLAVLDALHDSDIELTLCRQEGGTAMMAEADGKLTGRPGICFVTRGPGATNAAAGVHVAKQDSTPMILFVGQIGRDHREREAFQEVDYRQMFGPLAKWVTEIDSAERVPEIIARAFTVAMSGRPGPVVIALPEDMLRETAEVPLPAPSVVVEASPGATQMADLGERLAAARAPIVILGGSRWNEEARAAVTRFAERFDLPVTCSFRRQMLFDHDHPNYAGDVGIGINPKLAARIRDADLVLLLGGRMSEMPSQSYTLFDIPTPRQQLVHVHADAGELGRVYQPALAINASPVQFAAALDDLAPAAPPSWGEATRAARADFEAWSTPPANNPGDVHMGPIVSALRARLDDETLIANGAGNYATWVHRFWRFRRFNTQLAPTSGSMGYGLPGAIAGKLRFPERNVVAFIGDGCFQMTCQEFGTAVQAGAAIVVVLVDNGIYGTIRMHQEKNYPARVIATDLVNPDFAAWARSYGGHGETVTKTDEFMPAFERAVASGKPAILHVRLAPEAITPTATLTGLRKAALAEKG; translated from the coding sequence ATGGCCGAGACGAGGAAAACCGGCGGCGAACTGGTCGTCGCGATGTTGGAGCGCAACGGAGTCGACCGGGTGTTCTGCGTGCCCGGCGAAAGCTATCTCGCCGTGCTCGACGCGCTGCACGACAGCGATATCGAACTCACCCTGTGCCGTCAGGAAGGCGGCACCGCGATGATGGCGGAGGCCGACGGCAAGCTGACCGGCCGGCCCGGCATTTGCTTCGTCACCCGCGGTCCCGGCGCCACCAATGCGGCCGCCGGCGTGCACGTCGCCAAGCAGGACTCGACGCCGATGATCCTGTTCGTCGGCCAGATTGGCCGCGATCACCGCGAGCGCGAAGCCTTCCAGGAAGTCGACTACCGGCAGATGTTCGGTCCGCTTGCCAAATGGGTGACCGAAATCGACAGCGCCGAACGGGTGCCCGAAATCATCGCCCGCGCCTTCACCGTCGCCATGTCGGGCCGGCCGGGACCGGTGGTGATCGCGCTGCCCGAGGACATGCTACGCGAAACCGCCGAGGTGCCGCTGCCGGCCCCTTCGGTCGTCGTTGAAGCCTCGCCGGGCGCCACCCAGATGGCCGATCTCGGCGAGCGTCTTGCCGCTGCCCGCGCGCCGATCGTCATTCTCGGCGGCAGCCGCTGGAACGAGGAGGCGCGCGCCGCCGTCACCCGCTTTGCCGAACGCTTCGACCTGCCGGTGACCTGCTCCTTCCGCCGCCAGATGCTGTTCGACCACGACCATCCGAACTATGCCGGCGATGTTGGCATCGGCATCAACCCGAAGCTCGCCGCGCGCATCCGCGACGCCGATCTGGTGCTGCTGCTCGGCGGCCGCATGTCGGAAATGCCGAGCCAGAGCTATACGCTGTTCGATATTCCCACGCCGCGCCAGCAGCTCGTGCATGTCCATGCCGATGCCGGCGAACTCGGCCGCGTCTACCAGCCGGCGCTGGCGATCAATGCCTCGCCGGTGCAGTTCGCCGCCGCGCTCGACGATCTGGCGCCCGCCGCGCCGCCGTCATGGGGGGAGGCGACCCGCGCCGCCCGCGCCGATTTCGAGGCCTGGTCGACGCCGCCGGCGAACAATCCGGGCGACGTTCATATGGGACCGATAGTCAGCGCGCTGCGCGCCCGGCTCGACGACGAGACGCTGATAGCCAACGGCGCCGGCAACTACGCCACCTGGGTGCATCGTTTCTGGCGCTTCCGCCGGTTCAATACCCAGCTTGCTCCGACCTCGGGCTCGATGGGCTACGGCCTGCCGGGCGCAATTGCCGGCAAGCTGCGCTTTCCCGAGCGCAATGTCGTGGCCTTCATCGGCGACGGCTGCTTCCAGATGACCTGCCAGGAATTCGGCACGGCGGTGCAGGCGGGCGCGGCCATCGTAGTCGTCCTCGTCGACAACGGCATCTACGGCACGATCCGCATGCATCAGGAGAAGAATTATCCGGCCCGCGTCATCGCCACCGATCTGGTGAATCCGGACTTCGCCGCCTGGGCGCGCTCCTATGGCGGTCATGGCGAGACGGTAACGAAGACGGACGAGTTCATGCCGGCCTTCGAGCGCGCGGTGGCAAGCGGCAAGCCGGCCATCCTGCATGTTCGCCTCGCACCCGAAGCGATCACGCCGACAGCGACCCTGACCGGCCTGCGCAAGGCGGCACTCGCCGAAAAAGGATGA
- a CDS encoding universal stress protein UspA yields the protein MAIKDIVVVLDLKTEGPAPKIAVEISRFVGAHLTGLAPMVEPVVPGYVTAPIPGDYLEASIRQAREQAEAGAKQFEEELRVGGVNGETAIVSVGDGAWGGLLARTRLTDLVVIGQEDPDHPQPLREALIEATLFDSGVPILLVPYVSKPSFVDRKAMVAWDGSRTASRAVHAALPMLELAKSVTVVIVENGKKPEGEAGADIALYLARHGLQVEIERIPAPPTGVGDALLNYVADHSMDLVVMGGYGHSRMREFILGGATRTFLRSMTVPVLMAH from the coding sequence ATGGCTATTAAGGACATTGTGGTCGTTCTTGACCTGAAGACAGAAGGACCTGCCCCGAAGATTGCCGTTGAGATCTCCCGCTTCGTGGGAGCGCACCTCACCGGCCTTGCTCCGATGGTGGAACCGGTGGTTCCGGGCTATGTCACCGCGCCGATACCGGGCGACTATCTCGAAGCCTCGATCCGGCAGGCGCGCGAACAGGCGGAAGCCGGCGCGAAGCAGTTCGAGGAAGAGCTGCGTGTTGGCGGCGTCAACGGCGAAACAGCGATCGTTTCCGTCGGTGACGGCGCATGGGGCGGCCTGCTCGCCCGCACCCGGCTGACCGACCTCGTGGTCATCGGCCAGGAGGATCCGGACCATCCGCAGCCGTTGCGCGAAGCGCTGATCGAAGCGACGCTGTTCGATTCGGGCGTGCCGATCCTGCTCGTGCCGTATGTCTCCAAGCCGTCCTTCGTGGACCGCAAGGCGATGGTGGCATGGGACGGATCACGGACGGCAAGCCGCGCGGTTCATGCCGCCTTGCCGATGCTCGAGCTCGCCAAGAGCGTGACCGTGGTCATCGTCGAAAACGGCAAGAAGCCGGAAGGCGAAGCCGGCGCGGATATCGCGCTCTACCTCGCCCGCCACGGCCTGCAGGTCGAGATCGAACGGATCCCGGCCCCGCCGACCGGCGTCGGCGACGCGCTGCTCAACTACGTGGCCGATCATTCGATGGATCTGGTCGTGATGGGCGGCTACGGGCACAGCCGGATGCGCGAATTCATCCTCGGCGGCGCGACGCGCACCTTCCTGCGCTCGATGACCGTGCCGGTGCTGATGGCGCATTAA
- a CDS encoding transcriptional regulator, giving the protein MRALDIDQLASFVAIADAGSFTQAADRVNRTQSAVSLQMKKLEENVGKPLFAREGRQSRLTDNGQRLLNYARRMLALNAETLTAFSDETERTFVRIGIPDDYAPRLLPRIFAGFARTHPNLEISMTCQSSNEVNRRVKAGDLDLGIVTHGDVVRDFGDRAQIIRSEPLFFLGSDTHMTHLLDPLPLAVGPTTCCWRRAAIQALEDHGRAYRIAFVSGSATAMIGAITAGLAVGVLPESALNGDLRVLGPAEGVPRLAHTNIALIKGHTATHPVHIKLAEHIAMSLDNLSTARAA; this is encoded by the coding sequence ATGCGCGCGCTCGATATCGATCAATTGGCCAGCTTCGTCGCGATTGCGGATGCCGGCTCGTTCACGCAGGCCGCCGACCGGGTCAACCGGACGCAATCGGCGGTCAGCCTGCAGATGAAGAAGCTCGAAGAGAACGTCGGCAAGCCGCTCTTCGCGCGTGAGGGCCGCCAGTCGCGGCTGACCGACAACGGCCAGCGCCTGCTCAACTATGCGCGGCGGATGCTCGCCCTCAACGCGGAAACGCTGACCGCCTTTTCCGACGAGACGGAACGTACCTTCGTGCGTATCGGCATCCCCGACGACTACGCGCCGCGCCTGCTGCCGCGGATTTTCGCGGGCTTTGCGCGCACCCATCCGAACCTCGAAATCTCGATGACCTGCCAGTCGAGCAACGAGGTGAACCGGCGGGTGAAGGCGGGTGATCTCGACCTCGGCATCGTCACCCATGGCGACGTGGTCAGGGACTTCGGCGACCGCGCGCAGATCATCCGCAGCGAGCCGCTGTTCTTCCTCGGGTCCGACACGCACATGACGCATCTGCTCGACCCGCTGCCGCTTGCGGTCGGGCCGACGACCTGCTGCTGGCGCCGGGCGGCTATTCAGGCGCTCGAAGACCATGGACGCGCCTACCGCATCGCCTTCGTCAGTGGCAGCGCTACGGCCATGATCGGCGCGATCACCGCCGGGCTTGCGGTCGGCGTCCTGCCGGAAAGCGCACTCAACGGCGATCTCCGGGTGCTTGGACCGGCGGAAGGCGTCCCGCGTCTCGCGCATACCAACATTGCGCTGATCAAGGGCCACACGGCGACCCATCCGGTGCACATCAAGCTCGCCGAGCACATCGCGATGTCGCTCGACAATCTGAGCACCGCGCGCGCCGCGTGA
- a CDS encoding 16S rRNA (uracil(1498)-N(3))-methyltransferase — MPRYAFRMQRLFVRQTLNAGARIELDKGQANYLGNVLRMSEGSELLMFNGRDGEWLARLEEMSRKHCVVAMVEQTREQTPPSDLHYLFAPLKHARLDYMVQKAVEMGAGVLQPVMTQHTQAGRVNTERMQSNAIEAAEQCGILAIPQVREPAALADLIEKWPGREPGRRLLFCDERDDEMNPIPILAELPRGPLAVLIGPEGGFSKDERLVLRAQPFVSAIPLGPRILRADTAAVAALAVVQSVLGDW; from the coding sequence ATGCCTCGCTACGCTTTCCGCATGCAGCGGCTTTTCGTGCGCCAGACGCTCAATGCGGGCGCCCGCATCGAGCTCGACAAGGGCCAGGCGAACTATCTCGGCAACGTGCTGCGCATGAGCGAGGGCAGCGAGTTGCTGATGTTCAACGGGCGCGACGGCGAGTGGCTCGCGCGGCTCGAAGAAATGAGCCGCAAGCACTGCGTCGTCGCCATGGTCGAGCAGACGCGCGAGCAGACGCCGCCCTCCGACCTGCACTATCTGTTCGCGCCGCTGAAGCATGCGCGGCTCGACTACATGGTGCAGAAGGCGGTGGAGATGGGCGCCGGCGTGCTGCAGCCGGTGATGACTCAGCACACACAGGCGGGCCGGGTGAACACCGAGCGCATGCAGTCGAACGCGATCGAGGCGGCCGAGCAATGCGGCATCCTCGCGATCCCGCAAGTGCGCGAGCCAGCGGCGCTTGCCGATCTGATCGAGAAATGGCCGGGGCGAGAGCCGGGGCGGCGCCTACTGTTCTGCGACGAGCGCGACGACGAGATGAACCCGATCCCGATCCTTGCCGAGCTGCCGCGCGGGCCGCTGGCGGTGCTGATCGGTCCCGAAGGCGGGTTTTCGAAAGACGAACGGCTGGTGTTGCGTGCCCAGCCGTTCGTCTCCGCCATTCCGCTTGGGCCGCGTATCCTGAGAGCGGATACGGCAGCAGTTGCAGCCCTTGCGGTGGTGCAGTCCGTCCTCGGCGATTGGTGA
- a CDS encoding exodeoxyribonuclease VII large subunit: MTDSVSNIAEYSVSEVSFAVKRTVEDAFGYVRVRGEISGYRGPHSSGHAYFALKDEKARIEAVIWRGVFSKLAFKPEEGMEVVASGKITTYPGSSKYQIVIDQLEPAGVGALMALVEERRRKLAAEGLFDDARKQLLPYLPRVIGVVTSPTGAVIRDILHRLADRFPVHVLVWPVRVQGETCGPEVATAIRGFNAIEPGGPIPRPDLLIVARGGGSLEDLWGFNDEVVVRAAADSMIPLISAVGHETDWTLIDHAADLRAPTPTGAAEMAVPVRSELLATIEDLSRRHAGAMARLMEARHRDLRSLARALPKPDDVVAVPRQRFDAAAGRLSRALGANTQAHTTRFVRTGGRLSPRLVERLVERLRQKHDRAGERAGQAYHLFLTAKRRQMDRTALRLQPRLVDHRVTRSADRVESASRRMEQGMRLRLERARQRFDATAKLMETLSYKNVLKRGFALVRDDAGKPVRAAAGVASGSALEIEFADGRLDVVAAGGSKPPSGEPSAAKPPSSKSSARKPAAPKKTKPEQGSLF, from the coding sequence GTGACCGATTCTGTATCGAACATAGCCGAATATAGCGTTTCGGAAGTGTCGTTCGCCGTCAAACGGACGGTGGAAGACGCCTTTGGCTATGTGCGCGTGCGCGGCGAGATTTCCGGCTATCGCGGCCCGCACTCGTCGGGCCACGCCTATTTCGCGCTAAAGGACGAGAAGGCCCGCATCGAGGCTGTCATCTGGCGTGGGGTTTTCTCCAAACTCGCCTTCAAGCCGGAAGAGGGCATGGAGGTGGTCGCGAGCGGCAAGATCACCACCTATCCCGGCTCGTCGAAATACCAGATCGTCATCGACCAGTTGGAGCCGGCCGGCGTTGGCGCGCTGATGGCGCTCGTCGAGGAGCGCCGCCGCAAACTCGCCGCCGAAGGTCTGTTCGACGACGCGCGCAAGCAATTGCTGCCCTATCTGCCGCGCGTCATCGGCGTCGTGACCTCGCCGACCGGCGCCGTCATCCGCGATATCCTGCATCGTCTGGCCGATCGGTTCCCGGTCCACGTGCTGGTGTGGCCGGTGCGGGTGCAGGGCGAAACCTGCGGGCCGGAAGTGGCGACGGCCATCCGCGGCTTCAATGCGATCGAACCCGGCGGGCCGATCCCGCGTCCCGATCTGCTGATCGTCGCGCGCGGTGGCGGCAGTCTCGAGGATCTGTGGGGCTTCAACGACGAGGTGGTGGTGCGCGCCGCCGCCGACTCGATGATCCCGCTGATTTCCGCAGTCGGCCACGAGACCGACTGGACGCTGATCGACCACGCGGCCGATCTGCGTGCGCCGACCCCGACCGGCGCGGCGGAAATGGCGGTGCCGGTGCGCTCCGAACTGCTCGCGACCATCGAGGATCTGTCGCGCCGCCACGCAGGCGCAATGGCTCGCCTGATGGAAGCCCGTCACCGCGATCTCCGCTCACTCGCCCGCGCGTTGCCGAAGCCCGACGACGTGGTTGCCGTGCCGCGCCAGCGTTTCGATGCGGCAGCGGGACGGCTTTCCCGCGCGCTCGGCGCCAACACGCAAGCACACACGACCCGATTTGTCCGCACCGGCGGCCGCCTTTCGCCGCGCCTTGTCGAGCGCCTCGTCGAGCGCCTTCGCCAAAAGCACGACCGCGCCGGCGAGCGCGCCGGTCAGGCCTATCATTTGTTCCTCACCGCAAAGCGCCGGCAGATGGATCGCACCGCGCTACGCCTCCAGCCGCGTCTGGTCGACCACCGCGTGACCCGCTCCGCCGACCGGGTGGAGAGTGCCTCGCGGCGTATGGAGCAGGGCATGCGGCTGCGGCTCGAACGCGCCCGCCAGCGCTTCGATGCGACCGCAAAGCTGATGGAGACGCTCTCCTACAAGAACGTGCTGAAACGCGGCTTCGCGCTGGTGCGCGACGACGCGGGCAAGCCGGTGCGTGCCGCCGCCGGCGTCGCATCGGGTTCGGCGCTCGAGATCGAATTCGCTGATGGCCGTCTCGATGTGGTCGCTGCGGGCGGCAGCAAACCGCCGAGCGGCGAACCATCAGCCGCGAAGCCGCCAAGCTCGAAGTCGTCGGCGAGGAAACCGGCAGCGCCAAAGAAAACCAAACCCGAGCAGGGCAGTCTGTTCTAA